One genomic segment of Streptomyces niveus includes these proteins:
- a CDS encoding ABC transporter permease: MSQTTAPPARPRPAPQDLGPGPDLRALAARHGLTESAARPPLPAYLRGLHSRRHFVTAFATAKLTSQYSKAKLGQLWQIMTPLLNATVYYFIFGVLLNTRDGVPDFVPFLVTGVFIWSFTAGTVTAGTRAVSGNIGLVRALHFPRASLPLAFALQQLQQLLFSLGALAVIMVVFEQYPRPAWLLAVPALALQTVFNTGLAMIFARLTAATPDIAQLMPFLLRTWMYASGVMWSLDTVFKNQNVPELVRVALECNPAAVYIDLMRFALIDSFTAGQLPPHVWLVATGWAVLVGAGGFLFFWQAEEKYGRG, from the coding sequence GTGAGCCAGACGACCGCACCCCCCGCCCGGCCGAGACCGGCGCCGCAGGACCTGGGCCCCGGCCCGGACCTGCGCGCGCTCGCCGCCCGGCACGGTCTGACCGAGAGCGCGGCCCGCCCCCCGCTCCCCGCGTATCTGCGCGGACTGCACTCCCGCCGCCACTTCGTCACCGCGTTCGCCACCGCCAAGCTGACCTCGCAGTACAGCAAGGCCAAGCTCGGCCAGCTCTGGCAGATCATGACGCCGCTGCTCAACGCGACCGTCTACTACTTCATCTTCGGCGTCCTGCTCAACACCAGGGACGGCGTGCCGGACTTCGTCCCGTTCCTGGTCACCGGCGTCTTCATCTGGTCGTTCACCGCCGGCACCGTCACCGCCGGGACCCGCGCGGTCTCCGGCAACATCGGCCTCGTCCGCGCCCTGCACTTCCCGCGCGCCTCGCTCCCGCTCGCGTTCGCCCTCCAGCAGCTCCAGCAGCTGCTGTTCTCCCTGGGCGCGCTGGCCGTGATCATGGTCGTCTTCGAGCAGTACCCGAGGCCCGCCTGGCTGCTGGCCGTGCCCGCCCTCGCGCTCCAGACCGTGTTCAACACCGGACTCGCGATGATCTTCGCGAGGCTGACGGCGGCGACGCCCGACATCGCGCAGCTGATGCCGTTCCTGCTGCGCACCTGGATGTACGCGTCCGGTGTGATGTGGAGCCTGGACACGGTCTTCAAGAACCAGAACGTTCCGGAGCTGGTCCGGGTGGCGCTCGAATGCAACCCGGCGGCCGTCTACATCGACCTGATGCGCTTCGCGCTCATCGACAGTTTCACCGCCGGTCAACTCCCGCCCCACGTCTGGCTGGTCGCCACCGGCTGGGCGGTACTCGTCGGGGCCGGCGGATTCCTGTTCTTCTGGCAGGCGGAGGAGAAGTACGGCCGTGGCTGA
- a CDS encoding ABC transporter ATP-binding protein: MAETERVPTVVVDDVHITYKVHGTKGGKGSATSALSRIVSRRKAPGVREVHAVRGVSFVAYKGEAIGLIGSNGSGKSTLLKAVAGLLPPSEGKVYTQGQPSLLGVNAALMSDLTGERNVILGGLAMGMTREQVKERYAGIVEFSGINEKGDFITLPMRTYSSGMGARLRFSIAAAKTHDVLLIDEALSTGDARFQKRSKERIAELRKEAGTVFLVSHSNRTITETCDRAIWLESGTLRMDGPAAEVVTAYENFTGPPKKRKRSN, from the coding sequence GTGGCTGAGACCGAGCGTGTTCCGACCGTCGTCGTGGACGACGTCCACATCACCTACAAGGTGCACGGCACCAAGGGCGGCAAGGGCAGCGCCACCTCGGCGCTCAGCCGGATCGTCTCGCGCCGGAAGGCCCCCGGAGTGCGCGAGGTGCACGCCGTACGGGGGGTGAGCTTCGTCGCGTACAAGGGCGAGGCCATCGGCCTCATCGGCTCGAACGGCTCCGGGAAGTCGACCCTCCTCAAGGCGGTCGCCGGGCTGCTGCCGCCGAGCGAGGGGAAGGTCTACACCCAGGGCCAGCCGTCGCTCCTCGGCGTCAACGCGGCGCTGATGAGCGATCTGACCGGTGAGCGCAACGTGATACTCGGCGGTCTCGCGATGGGCATGACGCGCGAGCAGGTCAAGGAGCGTTACGCGGGCATCGTGGAGTTCTCCGGGATCAACGAGAAGGGCGACTTCATCACTCTGCCGATGCGCACGTACTCCTCGGGCATGGGCGCCCGGCTCCGCTTCTCCATCGCGGCGGCCAAGACCCATGACGTGCTGCTGATCGACGAGGCGCTGTCCACGGGGGACGCGCGGTTCCAGAAGCGCAGCAAGGAGCGCATCGCCGAGCTGCGCAAGGAGGCGGGCACGGTCTTCCTGGTGAGCCACAGCAACAGGACGATCACCGAGACCTGCGACCGGGCGATCTGGCTGGAGTCGGGAACGCTCCGGATGGACGGCCCGGCGGCGGAAGTCGTCACGGCGTACGAGAACTTCACGGGCCCCCCGAAGAAGCGCAAACGCTCAAATTGA
- a CDS encoding TetR/AcrR family transcriptional regulator, whose product MLVAMPTDPRLSRRAPAGAAVLREDVTDAIRSAVFEELAAVGFARMSIEGIARRAGVGKTAVYRRWKSKLALVLDLVSAVAAQGLPVPATGSLHGDVRALLEVASHALRHPLASRVIPDLLVEAARHPEISEAIKTALLDGRQGIAAVVVREAVARGELPEGSDPDRALDLIAGPLYWRLVVVRGDLPAGYLDDLAAVAVDAMRGGRAG is encoded by the coding sequence ATGCTCGTCGCCATGCCCACGGACCCCCGCCTCTCACGCCGCGCCCCAGCGGGAGCCGCCGTGCTCCGTGAGGACGTGACGGACGCCATCCGCTCCGCCGTCTTCGAGGAACTCGCCGCCGTCGGGTTCGCCCGGATGTCCATCGAGGGCATCGCGCGGCGGGCTGGCGTCGGCAAGACCGCCGTCTACCGGCGCTGGAAGTCCAAGCTGGCGCTGGTGCTCGACCTGGTCTCCGCCGTCGCGGCGCAGGGGCTGCCCGTGCCCGCGACCGGTTCGCTGCACGGGGACGTACGCGCCCTGCTGGAAGTGGCGTCGCACGCCCTGCGCCACCCGCTGGCGTCCCGGGTGATCCCCGATCTGCTGGTGGAGGCCGCCCGGCACCCGGAGATCTCCGAGGCGATCAAGACCGCGCTGCTGGACGGGCGGCAGGGCATCGCGGCGGTGGTCGTACGCGAGGCGGTGGCGCGTGGTGAGCTGCCCGAGGGCTCCGATCCCGACCGGGCGCTGGATCTCATCGCGGGGCCGCTGTACTGGCGGCTGGTGGTTGTCCGGGGTGATTTGCCCGCGGGGTATCTGGACGATCTGGCGGCGGTGGCGGTTGATGCGATGAGGGGTGGGCGGGCGGGCTGA